ATATCGCGAATGCGTGATTCACTGACTTGATAAAAGCCTTCTGATTCACCTGTTTCTGCGTTCCACAGCGAGAAAGCCTCGCTGTTGGCGGTGACCACATGTGAGTTGTTGTCGGCAATATCGATAGCCAGTACTAAGTTATCGGCGTTGTCTTGTTGTTGTGACCAAGTAAATTTCAGCGCATTTTTATCGATATCCCAAACGCTGATGCCATGATGAATTGATGACACAACACTCAATTTTCCATCATTGGAAATATCGGCTGCTCTCGCACCTTCAGCAGCGTGTCGCCACCGTTCAATTGGTTGTGAATCACTCGGCTGACAAGCGCTTAAAAACCATGGCAAAACGGCAATTTTACAGAGTGAAAACAATCGATTAAGCGACATCAATATTTAATACTTTTTTCTGACCACAATAGCCGTTAGTATAAGTGTTTTTTCACGTGATTGAACAAAAATAATAAAAATCACCGTGGTCTTTGTTATGTTCAACTTTGGAGTATTAAATGAAATTGTTTAAACCAACTTTGGTTGCAATTGCGATGGTGTCTGTATTTGGCTGTCAGGAAGCTAAAAAAGAAGAGCGAGTTGTAGCACAAGCGCCAGTATTGGAAGCAGAAATTGACAAGCAAGCTTATGGTTTAGGCGCGTCAATTGGTATGTACATGGAGCGTAACCTAGCAGAACATGAGAAGTTAGGTTTAGCGTTAGATAAAGAGCTGATCGTAAAAGGTTTTGTAGAAAGCTTAGAAGGCAAATCACAATTACCACAAGAAGAAATTCAAGCTTTATTAATGTCGCTTGATCAGCAAATGAAAGAAAAGCAGCAAGCGCAAATTGCTAAGCAAGCAGAAGATGCGTTAGCAGAAGGTCAAAAATACCTTGATGAAAATGCAAAACGCGAAGGTGTGATGACCACTGAATCTGGTATTCAGTACGAAATCATTACCCCTGCTGAGGGTGAAAAGCCAACGGCAACTGACACTGTAAAAGTACACTACACAGGTACTTTAATTAACGGTGAGAAATTCGATAGCTCAGTAGATCGCGGCCAGCCAGCAATATTCCCGCTAAATCGTGTAATTCGCGGTTGGACTGAAGGTGTTCAGCTAATGTCGGTAGGTGCGAAGTATAAGTTCACTATCCCTTCAGATCTTGCTTACGGCCCTATGGGTAACCCACCGCGCATTCCAGGTAACTCAGTATTGAATTTCGAAATTGAATTATTAGAAATTCAGAAGCCTGAGCCAGCACCAGAAGTAGGCGAGCAAGCGGAACCAGCTGCACAGTAATTTTCTGACAGTTCTTGTTACTAAAAGCCAGCATTACTTGCTGGCTTTTTTTTATAAAAAATTAGGTATGTCTGGTTTACTTTACGATGTGAGTAAGCTTTTAAACTGTGGCGATAGACCATGTACCTATCGTAAAATAGAGAGATTCTTCATTTCCGCTATTTCCTATGAAATCTTTACTTATTATTGGTTGGGTTTGGCCTGAACCCAATTCTTCCGCAGCTGGCAGCCGCATGGTTCAGCTTATTCGTTTATTTCAAACGTTGGATTACCAAGTAACTTTTGTTAGCGCGGCCAATACAAGTGATCATATGATTGACTTGGCAGCACTCGATGTTGCTGCGCAGGAAATCACACTGAATTGCGATAGCTTTGATGCCTTTGTCAGCGAGTTAGCGCCTGATGCAGTAATGTACGACAGATATATGGTGGAAGAGCAATTTGGTTGGCGCGTTGCCAAAAACTGTCCTAATGCATTACAAATTCTCGACACAGAAGATTTACAAAGCTTACGTAATGCACGCCATCAAGCTTTTAAACAAGATGGTCACCTTGATAATACCGAGCTAAATACTGAGCTTGCGATTCGCGAAGTTGCGGCGATTTATCGCTGTGATTTAACCATCATGATCTCGCCAGTGGAAATAGCGCTGTTGGTTGAGCATTATCAAGTGCCTGCCTCACACCTTTGTTACTTACCTTTTCTTCATGACGAAGAAGCATTATCACAACCCAGCTTGCCTTATACTCAGCGTGATAATTTTATTGTGATAGGTAACTTTCGTCATGCACCTAACTGGGATTCTGTGCTCTGGCTTAAGCAGCAAATTTGGCCTCAAATTCGTCAGGCGCTGCCGCAAGCTGAGCTTCACATTTACGGTGCTTATCCTCCGAAAAAAGCGACGGATTTGCACTGTGAAAAATCTGGCTTTCTGGTCAAAGGTTGGGCTGAAGATGCTTTTGAGGTAATGGCGAAAGCTAAAGTGTGTTTGGCACCACTGCGCTTTGGTGCCGGTATTAAAGGCAAGTTAAGTGACGCCATGCTGTGCAGCACGCCGTCAGTTACTACCGCAATTGGCGCAGAGGGTATGACGACTGAGTTAGGCTGGGCTGGTGAGGTTGCGGAAACCGTTGACGGCTTAGCACAAGCAGCTATTGCGCTTTATCAGAATGAAGACAAGTGGCAAATTGCCAGTGAACTTGCTGAGCGAAATCGCAAACTACTGTTTACCAGCCAGCCGTTTGTTGACCAGTTTAGCGAGCAGTTAACGTGCATCGCCAATCAGCTAACAATGCATCGCCAACAGAACTTCATCGGCTTAATGCTCAATCATCACAGCCATAAAAGTACCCAATATATGTCGCAGTGGATAGCGGCTAAAAACCAACTCATTAACTAACAGTATGAAAGAAAAGCACTTTTCTAACAAAATGTCGCTGAGCCAAATGTCGTTGGAAAAAATATCGCGGAGCTAAGTATAGTTGGCCTTATTGAAAGCTTGTATTGAGCTGATGGGAAAGTCGAACACTTGCCATCAACATACGAAGGTTAATTTGCTGTGACATTAGATCTAACTCTTCGCTGGTCAACTTCACAGGCAAATTGCGCTCTTGGCAGGTTTGGCTTGCGTTAGGTTGGCAATACTTAGTTGTTGGCGAACGCGCAATGGCAAATGATTCGTTGGCCCAATCAATCACTGAGGCGTTTTGCCATTTAACCATATCGGCATTTGGTGTACTGGCAAGTTGCTTAGTCAGTAGGTTGAACATTTGCTGGTATTGCTCTGCTAACTTTTTGTGTTTTGTTTGGCGAGTCAATAAGCACTCATCCCATAACCAATGCATGCTTGAACATTTCACGTCTTGAGCTTCAATTTTCGTTTTGTTTCCACCCCAGTCGCTCGCAAAACTGACGTGCAGCGGCTGATGGATATCACCCAGCCAATGGCCCAGAAACATAAGCGCTTCGTTGCGTTGTTTAGCGTTTTCACCTTGTGTGACTAGGTTGGCATGATAGGGAATTGCTTGAGTAATGCAGTCTTTTTGGCAAGTGCTGTGGGTTAACTTTTGCTCACCACGGCCAAGGTTAACGTAATGCCACGGCTTATATTTGTCGTAATGATCAAGCTTTTTAATGGCGTCAGGCCAAGTGCAAGCTTTACCTAAAGTGATAGGACTGTTTTTTGGGGCAAAGTTGTATTGATTAATACGTTTTCGCTCTGTTTTATTAAGGCTAGCGAGTAAGTTGTCAACTTGGCTTTTAGCGTTAGGGGTTAATGCTTGGTAAGCGAGATCGCACACTAGCTGGTGACCAAGTTTGCCAAGTGCGTAAGCGGGTTGAAAAGCTGAGCCAATAAGTAAAATTGCAGCACTGGCTAAATAAACGATTGTTTTTGCAGTCATGAGGTGTTTTGCAGATACGAATAACTAGCGAGCTATGCTGTCATGGCTGCCAGTATGGTGCAATGGTTTTTCACCGCGATTAATTGGTTTTATCTGAGGTTATTCGAATGGGAGGTGAGAGAATAAGCGACAAGCAGCAAAGAACTACTTGTCTTGTTATTCTATTTGTTGCAACTGCAGTTTGAATGGCAATGGCAATGGCGTGCGATATTTAGCAATATCAGAGGCTAGTTAGCCGCAGAGACATAGATGATTTTTGGCTCTTGGCCTGCTTTGGCAACGTCGCGAATGGTTACAGAAGCATTAACCTTGTTTTTACCAATACTGTATTTGTTCAAAAAGTTGAACGTGTTATCTGCTTGATACTTATAAGCAAACTTGGCGGGCGCTAAGTCGTTACAACGAATAGTATTGATGTTTACCTTGCGATCATGAATGCCCATTTTACGTAATGTGCTTTTAACACCTTTTATGTCGTTATTACCTGCTCTTACGCATAGGCGGGTTTCATGTGAACTGTCAGTGGCGACAAATTTATATTGCTGTGCGAAGCTAGCTGGCGCATATGAGCCTGCAACAATGGCGCTTACGGCGATACCAGCGAGTAATTTATGTTTCATTGTTCTCTCCTAAACTAATATTGTTAGCCAAGACAATGGCTAAGCATTTGATACCAAGCGCTAGCTAAGTATTCACATTGTTCCGTTTTTAAAACTTGGTGTTCCTTGTTACTGTATTGCTACTGTAATGCGCTAATAAGTAGACAAGGTCATACTGCTGTCACCATAAAAGCAATTCCGTTTTGCTTGACTGTATTTTTAGCAAAAGAGTGTGTGTGACTGATGTCGTAGCTTTGTCGAAATGTAAACGAGTGTAGAAAAGCATGACAAAGATCACTTTTCTATGCGTGCTGTTTATACTAGTGCTTACAACTAAGTTGTTATTCTAATTAGGATTTAAAGATGAACGAGCAAGAAGTAAGGGCATATTTACTTGCTAAGCCTGAAACAATTAAAGATTTTCCATTTGGCGAAGATGTTGAAGTTTATAAAGTAAAAGGCAAGATGTTCGCCACCTTGTCCTTGGGTAAGGGCAACGAAAAAGGCACTGACGGTAAGCTAGAGGGTCATTACTGCATGAACTTAAAATGTGACCCCGAAGAAGCGGTTATGCTGCGTGATATATTTCCTAGCGTGATCCCCGGCTATCACATGAATCGCGCGCTGTGGAATACGGTGATTTTAGATGGCTCTGTACCTACGGGGGAAATTGAGCGTATGATAGATAACTCGTTTAAGCTGGTGGTCTCGAAAATGACCAAGAAGGATCAAGCGTCGATATTGATTCATTTATAAGGGATTGTTGTACTGGGCAAGCTTAGCGAGCTTTCCTTTGTTGTCTGCGCATTTCGCAATGACCAGATAAAATCAATACGCCTGTCGCTAGCCACATTAGCCCAGCGATGAGAGCCTCTTCACTGACTCTTTCTGGCTTTCGTAGCCATAGCTGGAGAGGTAGTATCCCGCGAATAATGCACATGGCAGCAATAAAGTAATTGGCGAAAATATATAAAGGTAATGGGCGTAATATTTGAGCAGCGGAAAGGTTATATAAACCTATAATCACAAAAATGGACGCTGCTAGAACTGTTCCTATTGGTGCTAGCCATGTGCCTTGTTGAGCGGATTCAATAATTACCTCAGGCGCCATCTGGGCGCTGTAACAAGCTTCACCTAACCAAATACAAGATAAATGGGCAATGGCCGTTACAAAGGCGATTGTAGCGGCAAGCACTAGACTAATTTGGGCTGCGCTTTTTACATTGATTGTCATCTAAATCCTTTTGATATCAATAACCTCATGAACTTTTAAAGTTTAAATGATGATCAGTTTTAGAATCCAGCACTTTTATTACAAGGTAGCTTTATCGTTAACCTTTAATTCAGGCCAATAAAAAAACCAGCGTTAACGCTGGGTTTTAAGCTGAGTTTATTAGTGCAGTAACTAATCAGCGATTAAGCTAAAGAATCTTGTAGTGGTGGAACTACTTGCTTCTTACGACTCATAATGCCATCGATCCACACTTTACCGTCAACAGAAGCTGCGCCGTAGGCTTTTTCCGTTAAGTCGTCATTGTTGCTGACGACTAGTACTTCTGAGCCTTCTTTCATAATGTCGGTAAGTACTAACAATACGCTGTGGTAGTCGCCTTCCGCTTTTAATGCCGCGATATCGGCCTGTAAGTCAGCTTTCATATCGTCAACTAGAGCTAAGTTGATCAGCTCTAACTGGCCAATGCCCACTTTGTTGCCGTGCATATTGAAGTCTTTAAAGTCACGCATCACTAGGTCACGCACAGGCGTGCCAGCAACCGCTGATTTCACTTCAAACATTTCCATGCCAAGCGCTTTGTAGTCTTCTACACCTGCAATTTCCGCTAATGCTTCAACACATTTAATATCGGCAGTGGTACAGGTTGGTGATTTGAAGATAACTGTGTCAGATAAAATTGCACACATCATAGCGCCAGCGATGTCTTTTGGAATTTCAACACCGTGGAAGTCGTACATCATTTTAATAATGGTGTTAGTACAACCTACTGGGCGAATCCAACACTCAAGTGGTGTTGATGTGGTGATATCACCTAATTTGTGGTGGTCGATAATACCTAATACTGTGGTGTCGTCGATATCGTCTGGGCCTTGGATGCGATCTGAATGATCAACCACGTAAATGCCGTCAGTGTCAGCAAACGTCATTTTTAATTCAGGTTGCTCGAAACCAAATTTGTCTAAGATAAATAAAGTTTCTGGTGATAGCTCGCCTAAACGTGCTGGTTTTACGTCTTCACCAATTTGGTTTTTTAGGTACGATAGGGCGATTGCTGAACAAACTGAATCAGAATCTGGCACCTTGTGTCCGACCGCGTAAGCTGGCATTGATAATTCTCCAAGCGAATAAGGTTAATTGGCGCGTATTCTAGCAGTTTTTGGTGGATAAAAAAAAGCCGCAGTCATTGGCGAAAATGTCTGCGGCTTCACGAATGAGTTTAGCGCTTACTTTCGCTAGTTATAGTAGCTTAAGCATTTTTCTACTTCGTTTTTCGAACCCATGATCACTTCCACACGTTGATGAATATCATTTGGTTCAATATCCATTATCGGCCCTTCGCTGGTCATCGCTAAACCACCAGCTTGCTCAACTAAATAACTCATCGGGTTCGCTTCATACATTAAGCGTAACTTGTATGGCTTCTCTGGATTTTTGTTATCGGCAGGGTAAGTGAAAATACCGCCGCGAGTTAGTACACGATGGATATCGCCAACCATAGCGGCAATCCAGCGCATATTGAAGTTCACACCACGCGGGCCATCGCTACCAGCCACTAAATCGTTAATATAGTTTTGCATTGGCGCTTGCCAGAAGCGCTGGTTCGACATATTAATAGCAAACTCACGGGTGTCGGCTGGTACTTGCACATTGCGCTCAACCAGCAAGTAACCGCCATGCGTTCTGTCGAGTACGTAAAAATGTGTACCTTTACCTGTGGTCATCACCAACATGGTCGACGGGCCATAAAGTACATAACCGGCACAGACTTGTTTGTGGCCTGGTTGCTGGAACTGTTTAGGATCATCAGCGGCAAGCTCAGGAATGGCTTCGTGAATTGAGAAAATTGTGCCTATCAGCGAGTTAATATCAATATTTGAACTGCCATCGAGTGGATCGAACGACACTAAAAACTTGCCGTTAGGGTCGCCAGCCACTGAGGTATCTTCCTCCTCTGACGAAATGGCGCGAACAAAGCCCGATTCCAGCAAAATATCTTTAATTAATTCGTTGGAAACCACGTCTAACTTTTTCTGTACTTCACCTTGAATGTTTTCATCCAAAGTCGAGCCCATTAAGCCACCTAATTGCGCTTGGCTGACACGGAATGAAATTTCTTTAGTGGCGGCAAGAATAGTTTTAATTAACGAGATTAAGTCTAAAGGTACGTCGTCTTCGCGTAATGCTGG
This Thalassotalea euphylliae DNA region includes the following protein-coding sequences:
- the fkpA gene encoding FKBP-type peptidyl-prolyl cis-trans isomerase, with amino-acid sequence MKLFKPTLVAIAMVSVFGCQEAKKEERVVAQAPVLEAEIDKQAYGLGASIGMYMERNLAEHEKLGLALDKELIVKGFVESLEGKSQLPQEEIQALLMSLDQQMKEKQQAQIAKQAEDALAEGQKYLDENAKREGVMTTESGIQYEIITPAEGEKPTATDTVKVHYTGTLINGEKFDSSVDRGQPAIFPLNRVIRGWTEGVQLMSVGAKYKFTIPSDLAYGPMGNPPRIPGNSVLNFEIELLEIQKPEPAPEVGEQAEPAAQ
- a CDS encoding glycosyltransferase — translated: MKSLLIIGWVWPEPNSSAAGSRMVQLIRLFQTLDYQVTFVSAANTSDHMIDLAALDVAAQEITLNCDSFDAFVSELAPDAVMYDRYMVEEQFGWRVAKNCPNALQILDTEDLQSLRNARHQAFKQDGHLDNTELNTELAIREVAAIYRCDLTIMISPVEIALLVEHYQVPASHLCYLPFLHDEEALSQPSLPYTQRDNFIVIGNFRHAPNWDSVLWLKQQIWPQIRQALPQAELHIYGAYPPKKATDLHCEKSGFLVKGWAEDAFEVMAKAKVCLAPLRFGAGIKGKLSDAMLCSTPSVTTAIGAEGMTTELGWAGEVAETVDGLAQAAIALYQNEDKWQIASELAERNRKLLFTSQPFVDQFSEQLTCIANQLTMHRQQNFIGLMLNHHSHKSTQYMSQWIAAKNQLIN
- a CDS encoding S1/P1 nuclease gives rise to the protein MTAKTIVYLASAAILLIGSAFQPAYALGKLGHQLVCDLAYQALTPNAKSQVDNLLASLNKTERKRINQYNFAPKNSPITLGKACTWPDAIKKLDHYDKYKPWHYVNLGRGEQKLTHSTCQKDCITQAIPYHANLVTQGENAKQRNEALMFLGHWLGDIHQPLHVSFASDWGGNKTKIEAQDVKCSSMHWLWDECLLTRQTKHKKLAEQYQQMFNLLTKQLASTPNADMVKWQNASVIDWANESFAIARSPTTKYCQPNASQTCQERNLPVKLTSEELDLMSQQINLRMLMASVRLSHQLNTSFQ
- a CDS encoding DUF3718 domain-containing protein, which produces MKHKLLAGIAVSAIVAGSYAPASFAQQYKFVATDSSHETRLCVRAGNNDIKGVKSTLRKMGIHDRKVNINTIRCNDLAPAKFAYKYQADNTFNFLNKYSIGKNKVNASVTIRDVAKAGQEPKIIYVSAAN
- a CDS encoding MmcQ/YjbR family DNA-binding protein; protein product: MNEQEVRAYLLAKPETIKDFPFGEDVEVYKVKGKMFATLSLGKGNEKGTDGKLEGHYCMNLKCDPEEAVMLRDIFPSVIPGYHMNRALWNTVILDGSVPTGEIERMIDNSFKLVVSKMTKKDQASILIHL
- a CDS encoding manganese-dependent inorganic pyrophosphatase — protein: MPAYAVGHKVPDSDSVCSAIALSYLKNQIGEDVKPARLGELSPETLFILDKFGFEQPELKMTFADTDGIYVVDHSDRIQGPDDIDDTTVLGIIDHHKLGDITTSTPLECWIRPVGCTNTIIKMMYDFHGVEIPKDIAGAMMCAILSDTVIFKSPTCTTADIKCVEALAEIAGVEDYKALGMEMFEVKSAVAGTPVRDLVMRDFKDFNMHGNKVGIGQLELINLALVDDMKADLQADIAALKAEGDYHSVLLVLTDIMKEGSEVLVVSNNDDLTEKAYGAASVDGKVWIDGIMSRKKQVVPPLQDSLA
- a CDS encoding class 1 fructose-bisphosphatase produces the protein MQRLAPALREDDVPLDLISLIKTILAATKEISFRVSQAQLGGLMGSTLDENIQGEVQKKLDVVSNELIKDILLESGFVRAISSEEEDTSVAGDPNGKFLVSFDPLDGSSNIDINSLIGTIFSIHEAIPELAADDPKQFQQPGHKQVCAGYVLYGPSTMLVMTTGKGTHFYVLDRTHGGYLLVERNVQVPADTREFAINMSNQRFWQAPMQNYINDLVAGSDGPRGVNFNMRWIAAMVGDIHRVLTRGGIFTYPADNKNPEKPYKLRLMYEANPMSYLVEQAGGLAMTSEGPIMDIEPNDIHQRVEVIMGSKNEVEKCLSYYN